A window of the Fusarium poae strain DAOMC 252244 chromosome 3, whole genome shotgun sequence genome harbors these coding sequences:
- a CDS encoding hypothetical protein (BUSCO:35495at5125), which translates to MADDGLLNKVHALSDLELALLLCLISREHCLVSTPSEAIDDLIQELQLVATKTFGLSWVVIDCTPSTTLEDFASALLLGNQASPSSHSPTALRNPDSYFTSRPSTSHPRTPLSPLTPGGAFASQIANVVLAKNLDRAPQAVQIQALELLRTRRIFTRTSVQTAPKQFVFVPVLQAASAGEAQDGFVNLDEADAGNDADTASTGSVVKRGPGEGTTSTPPLIAEADISYLGTLSKEAQVDIEVTRYQMNIVSFLRMHRAVAGGISPTATKHFGQLIRCLAALHGLDFVTPALVGLATSKVYLHRIQLTPPEKERSMQWGSRIEAVEALLEDIGPEDIIEDVLGMVTAPV; encoded by the exons ATGGCGGATGACGGCCTTCTTAACAAGGTCCACGCTCTGAGCGATCTCGAGCTGGCCTTACTTCTCTGTCTAATTAGTCGCGAACATTGCCTTGTTAGCACACCCTCTGAAGCTATCGACGACTTAATACAGGAACTACAACTCGTGGCCACAAAGACCTTTGGACTCAGCTGGGTTGTCATTGACTGTACTCCTTCCACGACCCTCGAAGACTTTGCCTCTGCTCTTCTCCTGGGCAATCAGGCTTCTCCCTCAAGCCACTCGCCTACAGCATTGCGCAACCCTGATTCGTACTTTACATCGAGGCCATCCACGTCGCATCCGCGCACACCGCTGAGCCCTCTTACTCCCGGCGGTGCTTTCGCGTCTCAAATAGCCAATGTCGTCCTTGCAAAAAACCTTGATCGAGCACCACAAGCCGTTCAGATTCAGGCCTTGGAACTTCTCCGAACCCGTCGTATATTCACACGAACGTCTGTACAAACTGCCCCGAAGCAATTTGTCTTTGTTCCGGTGTTACAGGCAGCCAGTGCAGGCGAGGCTC AGGATGGTTTCGTTAATCTGGATGAAGCAGATGCTGGTAACGATGCAGACACCGCATCTACGGGCAGTGTTGTGAAAAGGGGCCCCGGTGAGGGAACCACCTCGACTCCACCTTTGATCGCCGAGGCT GACATAAGCTATCTTGGCACTCTGAGCAAAGAGGCCCAAGTGGATATTGAAGTTACCCGCTATCAGATGAACATTGTTTCATTCCTTCGTATGCACCGAGCCGTCGCTGGAGGCATCAGCCCTACGGCTACTAAGCACTTCGGCCAACTCATACGCTGTCTTGCTGCTTTGCATGGTCTAGACTTTGTAACGCCAGCTCTTGTTGGCCTTGCTACCTCCAAGGTTTACTTGCATCGAATCCAGTTGACGCCTCCGGAAAAGGAGAGGAGTATGCAATGGGGCAGTAGAATAGAAGCAGTAGAAGCACTACTAGAAGATATTGGTCCTGAAGACATTATAGAAGATGTCCTGGGCATGGTGACCGCGCCGGTATAA
- a CDS encoding hypothetical protein (BUSCO:46859at5125) has protein sequence MSSRKKVLLKVIILGDSGVGKTSLMNQYVNKKFSASYKATIGADFLTREVLVDDRQVTMQLWDTAGQERFQSLGVAFYRGADCCVLVYDVNNAKSFEALDSWRDEFLIQASPRDPPNFPFVVLGNKIDVEESKRVISNKRAMTFCQSKGDIPYFETSAKEAINIDQAFEVIARNALAQEESEEFSGDFDDPINIHIENDRDGCAC, from the exons ATGTCTTCTCGAAAGAAGGTTCTTCTCAAG GTTATCATCCTGGGCGATAGCGGTGTTGGGAAGACCAGCTTGATGAACCAATAT GTCAACAAGAAGTTCAGTGCGAGCTACAAGGCTACTATCGGCGCCGATTTCCTGACTCGAGAGGTCCTGGTCGACGATCGACAAGTTACTATGCAG CTTTGGGATACCGCCGGTCAAGAACGATTCCAATCCCTCGGTGTTGCGTTCTACCGAGGCGCCGACTGCTGTGTTCTAGTCTACGACGTCAACAATGCCAAGAGTTTCGAGGCGCTGGACAGCTGGAGAGATGAGTTCCTCATCCAAGCTTCTCCCCGTGATCCTCCCAACTTTCCATTT GTCGTGCTTGGCAACAAGATTGATGTTGAGGAGAGCAAGCGAGTG ATTTCCAACAAGCGAGCCATGACTTTCTGCCAGTCCAAAGGCGACATTCCCTACTTTGAGACAAGTGCTAAGGAGGCTATCAACATTGACCAGGCTTTTGAGG TCATTGCCCGTAACGCTCTAGCCCAAGAAGAGTCTGAAGAGTTTAGCGGCGACTTTGATGACCCGATTAACATCCACATCGAAAACGACCGCGATGGCTGTGCTTGTTAA
- a CDS encoding hypothetical protein (BUSCO:18940at5125) — protein sequence MSARIPAIAANRVSDAAKKQLDIVAKFVEEECIPADPVVEALAGEGDARWEGHPSIIEDLKEKARKLGLWNMFLPKGHYKESPGWTNLEYGLMAEWLGRSHVASEACNCAAPDTGNMEVLAKYGNDAQKAQWLKPLMEGKIRSAFLMTEPQVASSDATNIELSIRREGNEYVLNGQKWWSSGAGDPRCKIYIVMGKTDPDNKDPYSQQSVVLVPAETPGITINRMLKVYGFDDAPHGHGHLTFNNVRVPASNLVLGEGRGFEIIQGRLGPGRIHHAMRSIGAAERALDWMLLRVNDESKKPFGKLLREHGVIIEWIAKSRIEIDAARLIVLNAAIKMDELGPKKALKEIAEAKVLIPQTALTVIDRAIQAYGGAGVSQDTPLAYMWAGIRTLRLADGPDEVHLQQMGRNENKRSAEATATIKKQRAKTEELLKAYGVERLQPGARIQHKAKL from the exons ATGTCTGCGCGAATCCCAGCCATT GCTGCCAATCGCGTCAGCGATGCTGCCAAGAAGCAACTTGACATCGTTGCCAAGTTCGTCGAGGAAGAATGCATTCC TGCCGACCCTGTAGTAGAAGCCCTTGCTGGCGAGGGCGATGCCCGCTGGGAAGGTCACCCATCTATCATTGAGGACTTGAAGGAAAAGGCCCGCAAGCTTGGCCTCTGGAACATGTTCCTCCCCAAGGGCCACTACAAGGAGTCTCCTGGCTGGACCAACCTTGAATATGGTCTCATGGCCGAGTGGCTCGGACGCTCACACGTCGCATCTGAGGCCTGTAACTGCGCTGCCCCTGACACGGGTAACATGGAGGTATTGGCCAAGTACGGCAATGATGCCCAGAAAGCGCAGTGGTTGAAACCTCTCATGGAAGGCAAGATCCGCTCAGCTTTCCTCATGACAGAACCCCAGGTTGCTTCCTCAGATGCCACCAACATTGAGCTGAGCATTCGTCGTGAGGGTAACGAGTATGTTCTCAATGGCCAGAAGTGGTGGTCCAGCGGAGCTGGTGACCCGCGATGCAAGATCTACATCGTTATGGGCAAGACAGATCCCGACAACAAGGATCCTTACAGTCAACAGTCCGTTGTCTTGGTGCCTGCTGAGACACCTGGTATTACTATCAACCGTATGCTCAAGGTCTACGGTTTTGATGATGCGCCTCACGGTCACGGACATCTGACATTCAACAATGTGAGAGTACCTGCCTCCAACCTTGTTCTCGGAGAGGGACGTGGATTTGAAATTATTCAGGGTCGTCTCGGACCTGGCCGTATTCACCATGCTATGCGCAGCATTGGTGCT GCTGAGCGCGCTCTTGACTGGATGCTCCTCCGAGTCAACGACGAGTCCAAGAAGCCATTCGGCAAACTTCTCCGTGAGCACGGTGTGATTATTGAATGGATCGCCAAGTCCCGCATCGAAATCGACGCAGCTCGTCTCATTGTCCTCAACGCAGCCATCAAGATGGACGAGCTAGGTCCCAAGAAGGCCCTCAAGGAGATCGCTGAAGCAAAGGTTCTCATTCCTCAGACAGCGCTTACCGTCATCGACCGTGCTATCCAGGCATACGGTGGTGCAGGTGTTTCTCAGGATACCCCGTTGGCATATATGTGGGCCGGTATCAGAACATTGCGACTTGCTGATGGACCTGATGAGGTGCATCTGCAACAGATGGGACGTAACGAGAACAAGCGCAGCGCGGAGGCGACTGCTACGATCAAGAAACAGAGAGCCAAGACCGAGGAGTTGTTGAAGGCTTATGGTGTTGAGAGACTTCAGCCCGGTGCTAGGATACAGCACAAGGCTAAGTTGTAA
- a CDS encoding hypothetical protein (BUSCO:59036at5125), with amino-acid sequence MSAKVLADKDVNAPMTEQPALKDVKSMEYHRQAFHSKMADEETDKYVSPSDGIMSPCSQKINALRNKHASKAKPKSLFAQASAKKLQGDNPFGARPAPTKGTFQL; translated from the exons ATGTCTGCCAAGGTTCTCGCCGATAAGGACGTCAACGCTCCCATGACTGAGCAGCCAGCCCTCAAGGATGTCAAGAGTATGGAGTACCACCGTCAAGCCTTTCATTCCAAGATGGCCGACGAGGAGAC TGACAAGTACGTCTCGCCATCCGACGGCATCATGAGCCCTTGCTCCCAAAAGATCAACGCTCTGCGAAACAAGCACGCCAGCAA agccaagcccaagtctcTCTTTGCCCAAGCGAGCGCTAAGAAACTCCAAGGCGATAACCCCTTTGGAGCAAGGCCAGCACCAACCAAGGGTACCTTCCAGCTGTAA
- the RBG2 gene encoding Ribosome-interacting GTPase 2 (BUSCO:34865at5125), with translation MVNITEKIKEIEEEMKKTQKNKATEYHLGLLKGKLARLRAQLLEPGPGAGGGGGSGFDVSKSGDARIALVGFPSVGKSTFLSKVTKTRSEVASYAFTTLTAIPGVLEYGGAEIQLLDLPGIIEGASEGKGRGRQVISAAKTSDLILMVLDATKKAEQRALLEAELEAVGIRLNREAPNIYLKVKTAGGMKITFSSPPKKLDEKMLYNILRDYKILNCEVLVRDENATVDDFIDVIMKDHRKYIKCLYVYNKIDSVSLDFLDKLAREDHTVVMSCEDDLGIQDVIDRCWKELKLIRIYTKRKGAEPDFSEALIVRSNSTIEDVCDRIHRTLKDTFKYAMVWGASARHIPQRVGLSHPVADEDVVYICTAWKA, from the exons ATGGTGAACATCACGGAAAAGATCAAGGA GATTGAggaggagatgaagaagacgcaAA AAAACAAGGCAACTG AATATCATTTGGGTCTATTAAAAGG AAAACTTGCTCGACTGAGGGCGCAGCTGCTGGAGCCTGGTCCTGGAgctggaggtggtggaggtTCAGGCTTCGATGTGAGCAAAAGTGGTGATGCGCGAATTGCCCTTGTTGGCTTTCCCTCGGTAGGAAAGTCGACCTTCTTATCCAAAGTCACAAAGACAAGATCAGAGGTCGCGTCTTATGCTTTCACAACCTTGACAGCTATTCCTGGTGTGCTCGAGTATGGTGGTGCGGAGATTCAGCTTCTCGATCTTCCCGGTATTATCGAGGGCGCTTCCGAAGGAAAGGGTCGAGGACGACAGGTTATCTCGGCTGCCAAAACCAGTGATCTTATTCTCATGGTTCTCGATGCTACCAAAAAGGCTGAGCAAAGAGCGTTGCTAGAGGCTGAATTGGAGGCGGTCGGTATCCGTCTCAACCGAGAGGCACC CAACATTTatctcaaggtcaagacaGCAGGTGGCATGAAAATCACATTCTCCTCCCCTCCCAAGAAACTGGACGAGAAGATGCTTTACAACATTCTGCGCGATTACAAGATCCTCAACTGCGAGGTTCTCGTACGTGATGAGAACGCCACGGTTGACGATTTCATCGATGTTATCATGAAGGACCACAGAAAGTACATCAAGTGCTTATACGTCTACAACAAGATCGATAGTGTCTCACTTGACTTCCTCGACAAGCTGGCACGTGAGGACCACACGGTCGTGATGAGTTGCGAGGACGATCTAGGCATTCAGGATGTCATCGACAGATGCTGGAAGGAGCTCAAGCTGATCCGCATCTACACCAAGCGCAAGGGTGCAGAACCCGATTTCAGCGAGGCGCTGATTGTTCGCAGCAACAGCACTATCGAAGATGTGTGTGATCGTATCCACAGGACTCTCAAGGATACGTTCAAATATGCTATGGTATGGGGTGCCAGTGCAAGACATATTCCGCAACGAGTTGGTCTGAGTCACCCCGTGGcggatgaggatgttgtgTATATCTGCACTGCATGGAAAGCATAG
- the CWC2 gene encoding Pre-mRNA-splicing factor (BUSCO:35709at5125) encodes MADTAEAEQVEMAPVAEQENQEMAVATTNNEVAAPTGKKVVKKIIRKKKRPARAQVDPDFFTTEPPPQTGTIFNIWYNKWSGGDREDKYLSKTKAKSRCNVSKDSGYTKADAIPGSFFCLRFARGICPKGQDCDYLHRLPGTYDHFNPNVDCFGRDKFSDYRDDMGGVGSFMRQNRTVYVGRIHVTDDIEEIVARHFAEWGPVERIRVLNTRGVAFITYVNQANAEFAKEAMAHQSLDHEEVLNVRWATADPNPMAQAREARKIEEQAADAIRRALPAEFVAEIEGRDPEARKRRKIESSYGLEGYEAPDEIHFARGAQAVNPLGREGFEVEYQERPMIENGETGSAQVEEQQPQQETGGIFSGSTLAALNKAKVAVASKPKAAASTGPLVAYGSDSDSDDE; translated from the exons ATGGCCGACAcagcagaagcagaacaAGTTGAGATGGCGCCGGTCGCTGAGCAAGAGAACCAGGAGATGGCAGTAGCAACAACAAATAACGAAGTCGCGGCGCCTACTGGAAAGAAGGTCGTCAAGAAGATTATCCGCAAGAAGAAGCGACCTGCGCGAGCCCAAGTCGATCCCGATTTCTTCACAACAGAACCCCCTCCCCAAACCGGTACAATCTTCAACATCTGGTACAACAAATGGTCTGGCGGCGATAGAGAAGACAAGTATCTatccaagaccaaggccaaGAGTCGCTGCAATGTCTCGAAAGACAGTGGATATACGAAAGCCGACGCGATACCGGGAAGCTTTTTCTGCTTGCGTTTTGCGCGTGGAATTTGCCCCAAGGGTCAAGACTGCGACTATCTTCATCGACTCCCTGGAACATACGATCATTTTAACCCCAACGTCGATTGTTTCGGACGCGACAAGTTCTCCGACTACCGAGATGATATGGGTGGCGTGGGAAGTTTCATGAGGCAGAATCGAACAGTTTACGTGGGAAGGATTCACGTTACCGATGATATTGAGGAGATCGTGGCGCGACATTTCGCAGAATGGGGCCCTGTCGAGCGCA TTCGTGTCCTTAACACCAGAGGTGTCGCTTTCATCACATACGTCAACCAGGCCAACGCCGAATTTGCGAAAGAGGCCATGGCACATCAGTCCCTCGACCACGAAGAGGTCCTCAACGTTCGCTGGGCAACTGCCGACCCCAATCCTATGGCGCAAGCGCGAGAGGCGCGTAAGATTGAGGAGCAAGCCGCTGATGCGATTCGCAGAGCTCTCCCTGCAGAGTTTGTCGCCGAGATCGAAGGTCGAGATCCAGAGGCCAGGAAGAGACGGAAAATCGAGAGCAGTTACGGTCTTGAGGGATACGAGGCTCCTGACGAAATTCACTTTGCTCGAGGAGCTCAGGCGGTCAATCCTTTGGGACGAGAAGGCTTCGAAGTGGAATACCAGGAACGACCAATGATTGAAAACGGAGAGACCGGATCAGCACAGGTGGAAGAGCAACAACCGCAGCAAGAGACCGGCGGCATCTTCTCAGGCAGCACTCTTGCGGCTCTTAATAAGGCAAAGGTAGCGGTGGCATCGAAACCCAAGGCCGCAGCCTCAACAGGACCCTTGGTGGCATATGGTAGCGACAGCGACAGTGATGATGAATAG
- a CDS encoding hypothetical protein (BUSCO:43047at5125), translated as MPPEILIPTDANLIQDEISELEKRLRDAKARLNKVQPSPPLSPSPHLAETTHFLLLLSDSALPLGSFAFSSGLESYLAHEPRASASFSSFLPASLSSFAATTLPFVLTAHRNPERLPQLDDQLDAAIICTVGRRASVAQGRALLGIWDRSFRSSCPNVDGRALKDFAVLLRQESQNEVPLVSAHLAPLFGAVCALVGLGLRQTAYVFMLSHVKALISAAVRANVFGPYHAQKVLAGQQVQRMIDDMIDREWMTPVEEAGQTVPAMDLWIGRHEILYSRIFNS; from the exons ATGCCTCCCGAAATATTAATACCGACTGATGCGAATCTTATTCAAGATGAGATTTCGGAATTAGAAAAGCGTCTTCGTGATGCAAAGGCGCGTCTAAACAAAGTCCAGCCTTCACCACCCCTGTCTCCCTCAC CTCATCTTGCCGAAACAACTCATTTTCTGCTCCTTTTATCAGACTCGGCACTTCCACTGGGCTCGTTCGCCTTTAGCAGCGGTCTCGAGTCTTATCTGGCCCATGAACCTCGCGCCTCGGCATCATTCTCCTCTTTTCTTCCAGCTTCGTTGTCCTCGTTCGCTGCGACGACGCTTCCTTTTGTTCTGACAGCGCATCGCAACCCGGAAAGACTTCCTCAGTTAGATGACCAGCTTGATGCTGCCATTATATGTACTGTAGGTCGGCGTGCTAGTGTTGCGCAGGGTCGTGCGTTATTGGGAATATGGGATCGCTCGTTCCGCTCAAGTTGTCCCAACGTTGATGGGCGCGCATTGAAGGATTTTGCCGTCTTGTTAAGACAGGAGAGCCAGAATGAAGTGCCATTAGTTTCTGCTCATCTGGCGCCGTTGTTCGGAGCGGTATGCGCCCTCGTCGGATTGGGATTGCGACAGACGGCATACGTCTTCATGTTGAGTCACGTCAAGGCACTGATTTCCGCTGCGGTGAGAGCGAATGTATTTGGTCCTTACCACGCGCAAAAGGTATTAGCTGGGCAACAGGTACAGAGGATGATTGACGACATGATTGACCGAGAGTGGATGACCCctgtggaagaagctggccAAACAGTGCCTGCTATGGATTTGTGGATCGGACGACACGAGATACTATATTCGAGGATATTCAACAGCTGA
- a CDS encoding hypothetical protein (BUSCO:26346at5125): protein MLGWMLRRGENAPEPVNEGDTTQIDVPDTPAPVFAARAFKSALFGTPARPSNQPTRALGKGKNARMDQESSRTPQRPQGILLTPGTGTTRRKRVSFGQDVKKNANSNKEPESRQRTRLNEALEKASKSVNQKNETQQEQEQDNSSDEWEEADDEDYCAHDITIDLNEPHSQSGRYWKEEFEKYHEDAKAEMEKLLKYKQLAKSYAKQKDAEANELAVKLKEEQQKVIEMEQQIAEGASKIASKRGVRSDESSADLLSTLTKQTALAVQYRTRVQELEDQLEQFLCEREDDPNWKDHKGRVTTSPRTQKTLLETQSQLRRARMQVKEVDDLREQISSLKTQLKAAEKRAAKAEANSETKTSPKEKTDNEPLREGSRAQELRTQLREAREENKKKDEELRVLKQEFEAYRNETQAHNADTNAVLERAHAKIAELKKEVKTLKAVDHAAPEQEDHAARPKSWHVQSDAGRLAEEGSGSRNVQSNEDIRDQRRTMARRSFDLSDLEGDTMELKTTDPNVPSLRQKFSDDAVPRTSKSDVGTSNMVSSSLGSKPDIGRPRWQPFVPRSPRNRAYLGEEIAKRIENGGETPGRPKFEEITVPDLPALAKSVARSKRTTSTEKMDEKIDLLQDHYARVGGPDPNNSVFTANASKLPPERRAAAIARIEQRMAEKKRMRGRKGFDKENVRP from the exons ATGTTGGGCTGGATGTTAAGACGCGGAGAGAACGCGCCAGAGCCAGTCAATGAAGGAG ACACAACTCAGATCGACGTGCCTGACACTCCTGCGCCCGTCTTCGCCGCCAGAGCATTCAAAAGCGCATTATTTGGAACACCAGCGCGACCTAGCAATCAACCGACAAGAGCATTAGGGAAAGGCAAGAATGCCAGGATGGATCAGGAATCCTCCCGGACACCACAGCGACCGCAGGGAATACTTCTCACTCCAGGAACGGGCACCACAAGACGAAAACGCGTATCATTCGGTCAAGATGTCAAGAAGAATGCCAATTCAAACAAAGAGCCAGAATCGCGCCAGCGCACGCGCTTGAATGAGGCTCTTGAGAAAGCTTCAAAGTCTGTGAATCAGAAGAACGAAAcgcaacaagaacaagaacaagacaattCCTCAGACGAATGGGAAGAAGCCGACGACGAGGATTACTGCGCACACGACATCACGATCGACCTTAACGAGCCTCATTCGCAGTCGGGCAGATACTGGAAGGAAGAGTTTGAGAAATACCACGAGGATGCGAAAGCCGAGATGGAAAAATTGCTCAAGTACAAGCAATTGGCCAAGTCATATGCGAAACAGAAGGACGCCGAGGCGAATGAGCTTGCAGTAAAGCTCAAAGAAGAACAGCAGAAGGTGATTGAGATGGAGCAGCAGATTGCCGAAGGTGCCTCCAAAATTGCGTCAAAGCGTGGAGTGAGGTCAGACGAAAGCAGCGCTGATCTTTTGTCAACACTCACCAAGCAAACAGCCCTGGCCGTGCAATATCGAACGCGGGTGCAGGAGCTGGAGGACCAACTTGAGCAATTCCTTTGCGAACGAGAGGATGATCCAAATTGGAAAGATCATAAAGGACGGGTTACGACATCACCGAGGACTCAAAAGACCCTTCTGGAGACACAGAGTCAATTGAGACGAGCCCGTATGCAAGTTAAAGAAGTTGATGATCTTCGCGAACAAATATCCTCACTAAAAACCCAGCTCAAAGCGGCTGAAAAGCGAGCTGCCAAGGCTGAGGCAAATAGCGAGACGAAAACCAGCCCGAAAGAAAAGACCGATAACGAGCCTCTGCGTGAAGGATCGAGAGCGCAAGAGTTACGTACCCAGCTTCGCGAAGCCCGAGaagaaaataagaaaaaggatGAGGAATTGCGCGTGCTCAAGCAAGAATTTGAGGCCTATCGCAACGAAACCCAAGCCCATAATGCGGATACAAACGCAGTATTGGAACGGGCACATGCCAAGATTGCGGAACTCAAGAAGGAGGTCAAGACACTTAAAGCGGTAGATCATGCTGCTCCTGAgcaagaagatcatgctgCCCGACCAAAGAGCTGGCATGTTCAGTCAGACGCTGGCCGTCTGGCAGAGGAAGGTTCGGGGTCTAGAAACGTTCAATCAAATGAAGATATCAGAGACCAGAGGCGTACTATGGCCCGACGAAGCTTCGACCTGAGTGACTTGGAAGGGGACACAATGGAGCTCAAGACTACAGACCCCAATGTTCCGTCACTGCGTCAAAAGTTCTCGGACGACGCTGTCCCAAGAACCAGTAAATCCGATGTCGGCACGTCCAACATGGTCTCGTCAAGCCTCGGTAGCAAGCCGGACATTGGGCGGCCTAGATGGCAACCGTTTGTTCCGCGATCGCCAAGAAATCGAGCGTACCTTGGCGAGGAAATTGCCAAGCGTATCGAAAACGGAGGTGAAACTCCTGGTCGACCAAAGTTTGAAGAGATTACCGTTCCTGATCTACCTGCACTTGCCAAGTCAGTTGCTCGGTCGAAACGAACCACTTCCACGGAAAAGATGGATGAAAAGATCGACTTGTTACAGGATCACTATGCACGAGTCGGAGGTCCTGATCCAAACAACAGCGTATTTACTGCCAATGCATCCAAGCTACCCCCTGAGCGCAGAGCTGCAGCAATTGCTCGAATCGAGCAGAGAATGGCAGAAAAGAAGCGTATGCGCGGAAGAAAGGGATTTGACAAGGAGAACGTTCGACCTTGA